One Parasteatoda tepidariorum isolate YZ-2023 chromosome 1, CAS_Ptep_4.0, whole genome shotgun sequence genomic window, agaaatagaaaattttgatgaaaccgAATTTGCTAGCGAAACAGATTTAACAGAAGATTACCGCGATAAATGCGTTTCCATGAAAGCAAAAGTAGATTTGAATTTGGCGAGAATTGAAAAAAACGAGGAAATTCTTGACTcgttaaatgaaacaaaacgaAATTTTCGTCTCCCCAAATTAGAATTGAAACGTTTCGAcggcaatattaaaaattggctTGGATTCTGGGGACAATTCAACAAAATTCATGAAGATAATAGCATTGATTCAGACAATAAGTTCCAATATCTTCTGCAAGCAACAGAAATCGGCACTTCGGCGAGAGATTTAGTCGAAAGTTTTCCGCCATCTGGTACCAATTATTATAAAGCGGTTGAGCAATTAAAATCTCGTTTCGCCAAAGATGAATTATTAATCCAAATTTATGTTCGGGAACTGTTGAATCTTGTTTTAACCCAAGCAAAAAGTGGTGAAAATTTTGCATTGCGTGTTctttatgataaattataaactcAACTACGAGCTTTGGAGACTTTAGGAGTAACGTCTGAAAAATACGAAGCTGTGTTATATCCATTAGTTGAGTCTGCTTTGCCGGAAGATCTCATCAAGGAGTGGGAACGAACGCGTAGTAAAGTTGACGATAAGGATGATGCGAATATTTTAAGCAGCTTGTTAGGATTTCTTCGATCGGAAGTTGAAAGTGAAGAGAGGCTACAACTTGCACGATCAGGTTTTGGAAGAAATCAAGAATTACCTATGTTCGCCATGAGAGACAAAATTCCTACTGCATCTTGCATTGTAGCAAGTGAAAAGAAATGACTTGATAAAAATGTCATgcaatgtttattttgtaataaatcttCTCATAGTTCAATGGAATGCTTTAAGGTTATCGACATGTCGCTAGAGGAGAGGAAGGAAGCTTTAAAGAAGAAACATGTGTGTTTCCTCTGTTTTAGACCAGGTCACCAATCAAAGTTTTGTAAAACTTATATCAAATGCCTTTTTTGCAAGAAAAGACATCATAATCTTATGTGTTCCGAAATACGACAAGAAGAGCGAGATAAGCCTCCAGAATCAGAAGCAAAAGTTCTCTTATCTCCGAAGAATTCCTCAACCTTATTGTTAACTGTATTAgtgaaaattgttaataatgaGAGGTCTGGAATTGTACGTGGATTGTTAGATACTGGAGCACAGAGATCTTTTATAAGAAGAGATATTGCGAATAAATTAGGATTAAAACCAGTAGATCAAGAAGTATTGAGTCATGGACTTTTCGGGGGAAGTGAAACTAAACAAGAATCACACCAAGTGTATAACATTACATTGCAAAGTTTATGTTCAGATTTCAAGGAAAACATTTCCGTTttggataaagaaaaaatttgcgGTTATATTCCCCGCGTACAAAATTCTAATGTATATCCTATTTTGAAAAggaaagatattaatttaagtgATACGGGGGAAGATGTACCGGAAATAAGCTTACATTGGCGCATTATTGACAGGAAAAATTGAGCCAATTGACAAAAATTTGGTagctattaaaacaaaattcggATGGACACTCCAAGGTAAACAAAGAAACTGCTCAAATTCTTTGCACCGGAACCAGGCTTCCTATTGCAATACGAATTCAGTTTCTCCAAGTGCGTCTGTTGCGTCTAAGAAAAAGAGACAGAAATCCAAGGCTGCCAAAGCTCAACCAGCTGTTACTAAGGAAGCCAAAGTTGAAAGCTCAATTATAGAAGAAGAGGTAAAATCTGAAGAAAGTTCTACTGAAATGGTTAAGGCAGCCCAAGATCTAGTTGCAAAACTTGAAAGATTTAAAGATCATGGTGATTTGCAAGAACTGTCTACATTGCAGAGCGAATTGACTAACCTTACtagcaaattaaataatcagatagtggaaattgagaaaaaattaaaaaatactgttttaaccGATAAAGTTGAAGTCAATACTCCACAAGGAAATGGAGAACAGCCaactgaagaaaagaaaaagaagcgtaagaagaagaaaaagaaaaatgtaccAGAAGCAGTGAAGTGAATGAAACTGTACCACCAAATTAGTAACAGATTTCGTCACTAGAATTGGTCGACGTGATAAAATTCCCAATAGACTAAACTTATAAAATGTTGCAATCACCTGAATTGCAAGGTGGGAGGTTGTTGAAGTATCAGCAGCCTACAACTCAACTCAATCATAGTTGTGTATTTTGATTTAGATATGCTGTTATTcgaatttgttgttgttgttaatttacgtcgcactagagctgcacaatgggctattggcgacggtctgggaaacatcccggaggatgatccgaagacatgccatcacaattttgatcctctgcggaggggatggcacccccgcttcggtagcccgacgacctgcgcgcgaagtcgagcactttacggtagcacagtttaacgaggaccaataccgcacaccctcggtccctacgcagactgatccaagtgggtcacccacccgcacactgaccgcagccagtgatgcttgacttcggtgatctgatgagaaccgtgtcttaacgatcagtccactgcgggactcaaatttgtaattaggcttccaaaattattgtaaatatcgCAATTAAAGcgttttccttttataaaattccatagTGTTTATTTCGAATCTTTAAACATGTGGTATTATATAATGTTAACATTATATGCTGtaaaatcaactaaaaaattatttaagaaaacccTGCCTGAAAACGTTTTGCTTGATAAGAAGAACAATTGAAACTGAAAATACATACgcgattttttttcacttgcaaTGTACACTACTATCTCTACTAAAGCGCCATCTAATTATAAGGTTTATCATCCTGAGTCAGCAGTAAGCCTTAACCTTCAAATAAGCGTTGTAAgctataagcaaaaataatggcATGGAtagattataaaactattacGTTAAGGAAGACTCTTTTCTATTTTGGCCAATCAGAGGTATGATCAAATCGAAATTTGCATCACCAGACAGGAGACTGGGTGGGCGTGCGGAATCATaacaataatcaaaacaaaacgcCATGGCGGATTTGTTTGGTATTTGCTCCTGctgtgttaattttaaatattctcccGATGAGTCAGTTCAAAAACGCCGAAGTAAAAAAATCGatataatgttgaaaaaagaCAAAGCTATCATAAAAAGACAAGTTAAATTGTTATTACTGGGCGCTGGCGAGAGTGGCAAGAgtacatttttgaaacaaatgaaaataattcacgGGGATCATTTCGATAGCGAATCAGTTATGTTATATAAATCGACaatatatcaaaatacaattaaagGTATGAAGGTTCTGGTGGATGCTCGTGCCAAGCTTGGCATAAGGTGGGATAATACAGAGAGTTCGAAATATGCCAATCACGTGCTACTTTACGATGCAAATCTTTCTCTGGACCTGAGGACTTTCCAAGATTTCGCATTTTCCGTGCAAGAGTTGTGGAAAGATCAAGCTATTAAGACTGCTTACAATAGGAGAAGAGAGTTTCAACTTGTGAGACTTTATTtgcctattttatttaatttaacagcaCCAGACGTTTGTCACAGCAGGAAAAACATCTTTTCATTAAACTTTCACCATTAGTTTTTTTCAGATCATTGTATTATCGGGAAGGGTAATATTTCCGTATCCTGATCTGTTGCGCCAACTACAGTCGCTAAGCTGCCaaacagattttaaacttgcaatttacaaaaaaaaaaaaaaaaattcatttagatgTTTGCTGGGGGTAGCATCGAGTTGTACCTTTCTAGtcggtccctttctgtgatgtttttttagtttcacgtgggccactgcccggaagttgccaagacttggcgattattctggcACGGATCAGGGTCATGATATGAAAATCTTCCCCACAGGAAGATTTCTGTACCAGAATAATCACCAAGACCTGGAAACTTCTGAGCAGTGGCCTgcgagaaatataaaaaaacatcaaagaagGGGACCTACTTGAAAGATATAGTAGCCCCCCCCccggcaaacatctacatgttttgtttttatttaaaattgcaagtttaaattcGATTTGGAATTtcggcgattgtagttggcacAGCAGATCAAAATATGGAAGTATCCCGaactaatttaatcaattaaattcaCAGCAGTCATcatgtttactaaattttaacactACTATGCACAGACATTTTTCACAGGGAATATTTCCGTATTAGTGTCAGTTTGCATCAAGCGCAATAGCTAAACCACCAAAGGGATTTTATGTATTGGTGTTT contains:
- the LOC107449773 gene encoding uncharacterized protein → MEVFLKTEKVTKDDLMSVFNTLQDEAERLFIIDEKIEVIWLEIENFDETEFASETDLTEDYRDKCVSMKAKVDLNLARIEKNEEILDSLNETKRNFRLPKLELKRFDGNIKNWLGFWGQFNKIHEDNSIDSDNKFQYLLQATEIGTSARDLVESFPPSGTNYYKAVEQLKSRFAKDELLIQIYVRELLNLVLTQAKSVESALPEDLIKEWERTRSKVDDKDDANILSSLLGFLRSEVESEERLQLARSGFGRNQELPMFAMRDKIPTASCIVASEKK